The Novosphingobium sp. THN1 genome includes a window with the following:
- a CDS encoding acyl-CoA dehydrogenase family protein, with translation MASAAAISLESSIPSGEELVARARAMIPALRQRAAECVAGRDVPAKSIAEFHEAGFFRILQPKRWGGYEMHPNVFYDVQRALAEGCMSTGWMYGVVGCHPYEIALFHEEAQAEVWGEDSSTLVSSSYQPVGKVTPVEGGYRLSGRWSFSTGSVHCQWVVLGAMVPPREAGGAPDMRAFLLPRADYTIDTDTWHVFGLQGTGSHDVIVDDVFVPEHRTHRSIDGFLCANPGQETNPARSTPCPGRRCSCARSRPRPSAARARQSTPLSRSRRAASRPIPARHQRTIPS, from the coding sequence ATGGCCAGCGCAGCTGCAATTTCGCTCGAAAGCTCGATCCCGTCGGGCGAAGAGCTCGTCGCCCGGGCAAGGGCCATGATCCCCGCCTTGCGCCAACGCGCGGCTGAATGCGTCGCCGGGCGCGACGTTCCGGCAAAATCCATTGCCGAATTCCACGAAGCCGGTTTCTTCCGCATCCTCCAGCCCAAGCGCTGGGGCGGCTACGAAATGCACCCCAACGTGTTCTACGACGTGCAGAGGGCGCTTGCCGAAGGCTGCATGTCCACCGGCTGGATGTACGGCGTGGTCGGCTGCCATCCTTACGAAATCGCGCTGTTCCACGAAGAGGCGCAGGCCGAAGTCTGGGGCGAGGATAGCTCGACGCTGGTCTCGTCGTCCTACCAGCCCGTTGGCAAGGTCACCCCGGTCGAGGGTGGCTATCGCCTGTCGGGCCGCTGGAGCTTCTCCACCGGATCGGTCCACTGCCAGTGGGTCGTACTGGGCGCGATGGTCCCGCCGCGCGAGGCAGGCGGCGCGCCGGACATGCGCGCATTCCTGCTGCCGCGTGCGGACTATACCATCGATACTGACACCTGGCATGTCTTCGGCCTCCAGGGCACCGGCAGCCATGACGTGATCGTCGACGACGTGTTCGTGCCCGAACACCGCACGCACCGCTCGATCGACGGCTTCCTCTGCGCCAATCCGGGGCAAGAGACCAACCCGGCCCGCTCTACACCCTGCCCTGGGCGCAGGTGTTCATGCGCTCGGTCTCGACCGCGGCCTTCGGCGGCGCGCGCGCGGCAATCAACGCCGCTGTCGAGATCGCGCAGAGCCGCGTCTCGACCAATACCGGCAAGGCATCAAAGGACGATCCCTTCATGA
- a CDS encoding nuclear transport factor 2 family protein: MMSLQEISDRLEIQDLFARYCFAIDERDWDALDGVFTPDARIDYSETGGAAGTLAQIKAWLPVALERFPMFQHMVATTKLDLDGDEARARTILFNPMVHRNTAGEEQVFFIGLWYRDRLVRTPDGWRIAERHEDMGWSHNVPPMAAVPEIPDN; encoded by the coding sequence ATGATGTCGCTTCAGGAAATCTCGGACAGGCTTGAAATCCAGGATCTCTTCGCGCGCTATTGCTTCGCGATCGACGAACGCGATTGGGACGCGCTTGACGGCGTATTCACGCCTGATGCGCGCATCGACTATTCCGAAACCGGGGGCGCCGCGGGGACCCTTGCGCAGATCAAGGCGTGGTTGCCGGTGGCGCTTGAGCGTTTCCCGATGTTCCAGCACATGGTGGCAACGACCAAGCTTGACCTTGACGGCGACGAAGCCAGAGCGCGCACAATCCTGTTCAATCCGATGGTTCATCGCAACACTGCTGGCGAGGAGCAGGTCTTCTTCATCGGCTTGTGGTATCGTGACAGGCTTGTCCGCACGCCCGATGGCTGGCGAATTGCCGAACGCCACGAGGACATGGGCTGGTCGCACAACGTGCCGCCGATGGCCGCCGTGCCCGAAATTCCTGATAACTGA
- a CDS encoding carboxymuconolactone decarboxylase family protein: MLRISVPTEVAGDPYGFAARTHAREIMAAAAGFSSAVYRETRLSMREFEAARMRTAQINGCMICQDFRAARDAERTFSVGGETPERLVTANGPAPDEAFYAAVENWRESGLFSVRERLAIAFAERFGTDPQGLAADEDFWTGMHEVFSDSEIVDLAHCVAAWVGLGRVAHVLGFDTVCLATNPSSKESA; the protein is encoded by the coding sequence ATGTTGCGCATTTCCGTGCCCACTGAGGTGGCTGGCGATCCGTATGGCTTTGCTGCGCGAACCCATGCGCGCGAAATCATGGCTGCGGCTGCCGGATTTTCCTCTGCGGTCTATCGCGAGACACGCCTTTCGATGCGCGAATTCGAGGCGGCGCGAATGCGCACGGCGCAGATCAACGGCTGCATGATCTGCCAGGACTTCCGCGCAGCCCGCGATGCCGAGCGCACGTTTTCGGTGGGCGGCGAGACACCCGAGCGACTGGTAACGGCAAATGGCCCGGCGCCTGACGAGGCATTCTATGCGGCGGTCGAGAACTGGCGGGAATCCGGGCTGTTTTCCGTGCGGGAACGGCTCGCCATCGCCTTTGCCGAGCGCTTCGGCACGGATCCGCAAGGGCTGGCCGCTGACGAGGATTTCTGGACCGGGATGCACGAGGTCTTCAGCGATAGCGAGATCGTCGATCTGGCACATTGCGTGGCGGCTTGGGTCGGCCTTGGCCGCGTGGCACATGTTCTGGGGTTTGACACGGTGTGTCTCGCTACAAATCCATCAAGCAAGGAATCGGCATGA